In Pseudomonas sp. p1(2021b), the genomic window GCGCCGAAGACGGTTGGAACTCGCGCGACCCGGCCAAAGTGGCGCTGGCGTATACGGAAGATACCCATTGGCGCAACCGCAGCGAGTTCATCGAAGGCCGCGCCCAGGTGCAGGCGTTTCTTGAACGCAAATGGCACAAGGAGCTGGACTACCGGTTGATCAAGGAGCTGTGGGCGTTTGCGGATAACCGTATCGCAGTACGTTATGCGTACGAATGGCACGACGATTCGGGTAACTGGTTCCGATCGTACGGCAACGAAAACTGGGAGTTCGCCGCCAATGGGCTGATGCAGCGGCGATTCTCCAGTATCAATGATCTGCCGATCACCGAACGCGAGCGCAAGTACCATTGGCCGCTGGGGCGGCGACCGGATGATCATCCAGGGCTGAGTGAGCTCGGGCTTTGAATCGACCACGCCAGGCCTGGAACCGCCAGAAAGCAGGGGAGAGCGGGATCTACACCTCGATCCGCCCGAGCCGCATCTCCATCGCTCAAGCCACTGTGGTTCGCTCTGTTTCTGCGCGAGCGTTGCGGCGTAGACGCAAGGCCCATTTGGCGGTCAGTTTGAAGACGATCGCGCTGAACATCAGGGCGAACGCCAGTGGATACCAAGACCCCATGGGCAAACGCTTGTAGAAGGACAGCAGGAACACACCGGCGATCACCCAGGTCCCCGTGCTGTGCAGCGCCTTCCATAAACGGGCACCGAGCAACTTGGCCACGGCGGGGAAGGAGGTAACTGTCAACAAAAGGATGAACACATAGCCGATCGAACCTGGAATATTCGTGACGGCGCTGCGCCCATGCCAGAACGACTCGGGAAACCCGCTCGCGTACAGGATGATCAGCACCGCATGCACGGCATGGGAGAACGCGAATGCCAGCCCTAGGAAGCGTCGCTCCCGCAGCAGACCTCGAGTCAATGGACTGGGCACCAGAGCTGCCATCGACGAGGCGAGAAAAGTCGCCAGGAACAGGGCAAAGGACGTGCGCGCGGTGACCCTGATGGCGCTACGCAGGGCATCCACCCATTGCGGCTGGGCCCATAGGGCCAGTGCGGCGGCGATCAGCACCAGCACGGACAACAAGGAAAACAGGCGCCAACCATGCAGGTTGGCAGTGTCAACGGTTCGGTTCATGGCGGGCTCCGGGGGTGAACGCGGCGAGCGGAATGCCGCCGCGTGATGGAGCCATGGTGCCGGTGGCGTTTATCCGGGATGTGTCGAGCCAGGCCCAATGTGTATCGCACTGTAGCTGGCGTGTGGCTACAGGTGAAAATGCCCCGCAGTCTCCGGTTGGTAAAGCACTTTCCTGATCTCGATCCGGCGGTTGCGTTCAGAAATTCGCCAGTCGATGGCGTCCCCCTCCTGGTAGCCCAGAATGGCCGCACCGATGTCGGAACACACGGAATGCTTCCCCGCGCTGCTGTCCGCGTCTTCAGGGTAGACCAAGGCCACCTCGAGCTCTTCATCGTCCAGCTGCAGCAAGACCCTGGAGTTCATCGTGACAACAGTACTCGCCACCTTCTGCGGCTTAACGACAATGGCCCGCTCGAGTTCATGTTCGAGGTCGACAACGGCCGGGCCTTGCTCGAGCGCAATCAAGCTCTCGAGTCTGGCCTTGTCGATTTCAGTGATGTAGATCCCAGAGCAATCGCTGACGACACCTTCGCGCAATAACTGGCGATAGCGCGCCAGCGTCATGGAAAACGACTTCAGTGTCGGCGTTTCGCTCTCCAGCACAAAGCCGCTGCGCAGGAAGGCCTGCAACGAACGCGTGTTGTCAGGGTGGATCTTGGCGATCAGTTTCGCCGCGCGCATGTCGAAGAAGGCCAGTTTCATGCCTTCGCGGATCGTGCGCAGACCAAGACGCCGGCCCCATTTTTTGCGGTCTCCGATGGCCAGCACGATCTCGCAATCCGAGCCGGTCTTGATGAGGCGGACAAAGCCCACCGGGGCGTCATGCCGGTCATAGGCGATGAAGAATCGGCCGCCACGGTTGAACAGGTGGGTCAGGATCGGCAATTGCGTCCGATCGATGGCTTGCTCGATGGAGCGGGAGACATGACGCGAGTCACTGAGGTAGCAGGTGACGCGCTCATCCTGCAACCAATCCATCAGTATCAGCGCGTGTGCCCGAGTGATTTCAGGGCACAGCGAAATGAAAGGCTTGTTCATCTTCACCACTTTCGCTTGTAAAGGATGAAAGCCCTTCATGGCTAGGGCCATGACGGTTCTTTCGGCAACCGGCTACCTTACGACATAACGTGAGTAATGCCCAACAATGCCGCGCCCAAGCAGCGTGGCCACATACACTGTAAACGGAAGGCTGCGGTGTGCTATGGGAGAGTTGCGGAGGCTGTGATAATGGGGGAAATCAAAAGGGCCATGTCATGCTGACCATCTCCAATAGCGTGCATCTGCCGGATGCCGACATCGAACTGACATACATCCGCGCACAAGGCGCGGGCGGACAGAACGTCAACAAGGTGTCCAGCGCCGTGCACCTGCGCTTCGATATCCTGGCATCGTCGCTGCCTGAGTTTTACAAAGAACGGCTGCTGGCGTTGCGTGACAGTCGCATCACCAGCGATGGCGTGTTGATTATCAAGGCCCAGCAATACCGCACCCAGGAGCAGAACCGCGCAGACGCGTTGGCACGCCTTGCCGAGTTGATCATCGCTGCCGGCAAGACCGAGAAGAAACGCCGTCCCACCAAGCCGACCCTTGGGTCCAAGACCCGACGCCTCGAAGGAAAGGCCAGGCGGAGTGAAGTCAAGGCGGGTCGCGGAAAGGTGGATTTCTAACTTTCGATTACATCGAGATATTTTATAACCCAAAACGCCGACACAGCAGTGCTATGCAGCTGTCGCTAGTAGAGTACGAGAAACGCTATTTTCTGAGCTTGGAGAGTGTCTAGGAAACCAGGGGCGATTCACGGTGTGGGGATCGTGTGGGCTATGAAGTTGAACGCGAGCCCTAGACACACGTAGGGCACTTTGGCTTCAACGACCAAAGGATCATTACTACGGCAGCAGGAAGCGCTATCATCCCGCCATCAGCTCAAGAGGGGCCCCTTGGCCGGCCAATTCCGGCACTCCCTTGGGCATAACGACAAGGAAGGTTGCGCATGGACGACATCGTTCAGCCCCTCGCTGCTCAAGAAGAAATCCCACCTAAAGAAGTCAAGATTCTGGCCACGTTGGTGGCGAAGCTGAACCTTGCCGACTTCCAGAACGCCATTCCCGTGATTCGCGAGCTTCGCATCGCGAACGAGACCGAAGACCGCTTCGTCAATGTGACTCTGACATTGACTTCAGAGCCTGAGGTGTTCAAGGCCAAGGTCTGGCGAATCGACGAAGTCGCACCTGACAGCTTTCGAGTTATCCCGGGGCTTGATCTGGTCTTGGATGGCCCCTTGCTCAGTCGCCTCACAGAGGCGGAGCTTTCGACTTTTACCTTTGTCCTTGAGACCGATGACAAGGCGTCCGAGAGTGGTCGGAAGGAAGTTGCTCGCCTAGAGCAGGTTGTAGACCTTTTGCCGCGTAACCAGTGGGGTGGGCTTCGTCATATCCCAGATATGACTGCCGCTTTCGTACAACCCAATGATCCGGCAGTTGAAAGGTTGTTGAAGCAGACGGCTGAATTGCTGCGCCTCAGTGAGAAGTCTTCGGCGCTCGATGGCTACGAGGGTGGTGCGAAGCGTGTTTGGCAGCTGGCGTCAGCAGTCTGGGGCGCCGTGGCACGAATGAAGCTTGATTACGCGTTGCCACCGGCGAGCTTTGAGCAGACTGGCCAAAAGGTGCGCAGTCCCAGCCAAATCGCCGACACTGGTTTGGCGACCTGTATGGATCTCACTCTGCTTTTCTGTGCAGCTCTTGAGCAAATTGGGCTGAACCCTGTGATCGTCTTTACCCGGGGGCATGCCTTCGTGGGTCTGTGGATGAAGCCGGAAGAGTTTACAACGGCGCTGGTTGATGATGTGACCGCGGTGCGCAAACGGGTGAAGCTGCGCGAGCTGGTGCTTTTCGAGACCACCCTTGTTACTCAGAACCTTGCTCCGTCTTTCTCCTATGCCGTCGAGCGCGGAACGAAGCAGATAGCTGAAGACTCAGACAGCGACTTCGAGATGCTGCTCGACATACGTCGCGCACGTCTGCAGCGCATCAAGCCCCTGGCGAGCTCCGAGGCTCAGATCCCACGAGTTGCTCTGGAAGTCTCGGACGAGGCCGCACCGCTGCTGGTTGAAGACGGCCTGGACATGCCAGATGAAGTGCATGAGGTGGTCGTCGAAGATCTTTCCAAACTCGATCCTGCTGATCGTCTAGGCCGCTGGCAGCGCAAACTGCTGGATCTGTCGCTTCGAAACAACCTTCTCAACTTCAAAACGGGCAAGCGGGCTTTGAAGCTCGAGTCTCCAGACCCGGGTGCTCTTGAGGATGTACTGGCCAGTGGTCAGTCGCTGAAGCTGCTCACCCGTCCAGACCTCATGGATGGTGCTGATCCAAGGGAGCGCGCTCTGTATGAACAACGCGAGCGTGAGGATGTTCGTCGCCGGCATGCCGAGGATGCGCTTAAGCGCAGAGAGGTGTTCGTTGCGCTGACATCCAACGAGATGGATGTTCGACTCACCGAACTGTACCGAGGTGCTCGCACAGCGCTGCAGGAAGGCGGCTCCAATACGCTCTTCCTGGCCATCGGCTTCCTGAGTTGGACTCGTGAGGACAGGGCAGGGCAGAAGTACAAGGCGCCATTGGTTTTGGTTCCGGTCACGCTGGAGCGCAAGAGCGCTCGCTCCGGATTCACCATGGTGCTCCACGATGATGAGCCGCGCTTCAACCCAACCCTTATTGAGATGCTTCGGCAGGACTTCGAGTTGGGCTTGGGTTCCCTGGAGCACGAGTTGCCTCGGGACGATTCTGGTCTTGATATCGCCGGCATTTGGAACAAGGTCGGACATGCCATCAAGGACATTCCAGGCTGGGAGTTGAGCGAAGACGTCGTGCTGTCGATGTTCTCGTTTGCCAAATACCTCATGTGGAAAGATCTGGCCGAGAACGCCGAGCACCTGCGGCAGAGCTCAGTGGTTCAGCACCTCCTGGATACCCCACGCGATTCGTTCGTTTCGGATACACCGTTCCCAGAGGCGCAATCGCTGGATCGTGATTACGGCCCGACCGATGTTTTCTGCCCACTGCCATCTGACTCATCTCAGTTGGCTGCAGTGATGGCGGCAGCCAAGGGCAAAGACTTCGTGCTCATCGGCCCACCCGGTACCGGCAAGAGCCAGACGATTTCCAACATGATCGCTCAGTCGATTGCCCAGGGGCGTCGCGTGCTGTTCGTCTCGGAAAAAATCGCCGCGCTGGATGTTGTGTATCGTCGCCTCCGTGAGATTGGTTTGGGTGAGTTCTGCCTCGAGTTGCACTCAAGCAAGGCTCGGAAAACTGATGTGCTGGCCCAGCTGCAGTCCGCTTGGGAGGCGAAAGGGCAGGTCGACTCCGCTGCATGGGAGGTTGAGGCTCAGCGCCTCGCAACGCTGCGCGACAGCCTGAACATTTACGTGGAGCGGCTGCACCGGCGTCATCGCAACGGTTACACCATCTACGATGCGATTGGCACCGTCACTTCGGGTGGCGATGAAGCTGTTGCTCCTGTTGGTTGGGCGTCACCTGACATGCATGACCAGAAGGCCATGCTTGAGCTACGGGAGTTGGCCGATCGTCTCGAAGTAAACGCGCAGGCTGTGGGATACAGCCATTTATTGGGCAATGCGTTGTCCGCTATAGGCCAGGCGGAATGGTCACCCCATTGGCAGCATCAGCTGGTGCAGGCAGCTCGCGATGTATTGCCTACTGTGCTGGATGTGCAGCGGGCGGCTGATCGGTTCGTTGAGTTGGTTGGGTTCCCGACTTCGGAATACACCCCCACGGCACTGGAGGGGTTGTCAGTCCTTTCCCAGGCACTGCCGGCGGCAGCAGGGCAGGATTGGCGCTTCGCGTTGCGGCCTGATGCCCGCTCCATATCCCAACGACTGAGCGATGGCTGTGCGTGGATTGAACAACACAGAGAGCTCAACGCTAAGCTATCGCCGCTCTGGCCTTCTCGCGTTGTGGCCGATGCGAAGCAGGGGATCGAGCTGCTGCAGCAACGTCGCACCGTATTCGGTGAGCTCAGCCCGGCCTGGCCGGAAAGTGCCACCGATGTGCTTGCTCAGGCGGTGGCACTGCTTGGCCAAATTGTAGAGCTCAAGCAGCACCTCAGTGCGACCTACGGCGATACGATCGAATCGCTCGACATCGATCTGTTGCTACGTGAGTGGAAGGAGGCTGAGGAATCGTTCTGGCCAAAATCCTGGTTCGGAAAGCGTCGTATTGCGGGTTTGCTAGCCCCGACTCAAACCACTGCAGGCGAGGCTGATCACGGTAAAGATTTGGCCATTTGGGCAGAAATCCGCGCCGTGCGCCGTGCTATTGATGAGCTTGAGCCCGGGCACGAGTGCGTTGCCGTTTGGCAAGGTTCAAAGTCTGTGGCTGAGCAGCTTTCGACGTCGATTAAGCTTCAAGAGGCCATTCGGCTCCAGCAGGCAGACTCGGACTGGATCGATGATGGATTCCAATTGGTCGAGCAAGGCCAGCTGGGTGACGCCTTGAAGGAAGAGCTGCGACGACTTCGCACGCTGGCGCGCCTTGATAGCGATATGGCTGCCTTGTCCGACCTTGGCTCGAGCACTCAGCAGCTTTGGTGCGGCAAGGACACCAACATTGAACTCCTTACTGCAGCGCTGCGCTTCCAGGCTGAGCGTCGGGATATCGAAGAGCGCGGTCGTCTTGTTGATGATCACCCAGAAGTGCAGGAGGGCCGCTGTGGAGCGTTGCTTAAAGGTGACTTCGACCTGTTAAAGCAGCGGGCAGCGGTTGAACGTGATCTGTCCGACCTGGCTGACCTGCGAGAGCTGGTACCGGTCTGGAGTGACCTGAAGACCAAGCTTGAGATTGCACGTCAGGCTGTGGTGTTCCAAGGGCAGGTAGCGACTGCTATTGCGAAGCTCGCGCTGAACTCGGAGCAGATTGTAGCTTACAAGGCTCCCCTTCAAACGCTATTGGGCGATGGCAACGCTTTTCTAGAGCCTGAAGGTGCGATAGCTCTTGCAGGCGTCGGCCTGCGTGAAAAGCTTGCGTTGTTGCAGGAGCGTTCATCGCATCTGATTTCGATCGGTCACTTCACCGAGTCTGGTGCTGATGAGACCGCACACCTTTCGTTGAATGACCTCAAGAAAAATTGCGAGACCGTAGTTTCTTCCGAGGCGCGACTTAAGGCATGGTGTGCTTGGAGGAAGGTGCGCGATGAGGCCTTCGCCGTTGGCCTCGCCCCAATTGTCCAGGCTATGGAAAGCGGAGCGATCACCTCCGGAAAAGTCCGCCGCGTCTTCGAGGTGAATTACGCTCGCTGGTGGCTGAATACCACGGTCGATAACGAGGAAGTGATCCGGACATTTGTCAGCGTTGAGCATGAACAGCGTATTCGCGATTTCCGAGCGCTGGATGACAAGTTCACCGAGCTGACGAAGGACTGGCTCCGTGCTCGGCTGTGTGCTGACCTGCCAAGTCAGGACAGCGTGAGCCGATCTTCAGAGTGGGGCTTGCTGCGTCATGAGATGGGCAAGAAAACCAAGCATATTCCATTGCGTGAGTTGATGACCCGGGCACCAGAAGCCCTCACCAAGCTGACGCCTTGCTTGCTGATGAGCCCGCTCTCGATTGCCCAATACCTGCCGCCAGCCTCAACCCCGTTCGACCTCGTCATCTTCGATGAGGCCTCTCAGATTCCGGTCTGGGATGCAATTGGTGCGATGGCGCGAGGAAAGCAGGTCGTGATGGTAGGTGACCCGAAACAGCTGCCGCCGACCTCGTTCTTTGACCGGGCTGAGTCCACTGCTGATGATGAGGATGTCGAAGCGGATCTCGAGAGCATCCTGGATGAATGCATCAGCGCGAACCTGCCGATGCGCAACCTGAACTGGCATTATCGCAGCCGTCACGAGAGCCTGATCGCGTTCTCCAACCAGCGTTACTACGGCTCGAAGCTGGTGACGTTCCCTTCGCCATTCACAGCTGATAAGGCTGTGAGGCTGTGTCCAGTTGCTGGTGTTTACGACAAGGGCGGCTCACGTACCAACCTGATTGAAGCAAGAGCCCTAGTTGCTGACCTTGTTGCTCGCCTTCAGTCGCCGGCCTTCCGTGAGAGCCGTCGTACTGTGGGAGTGGTCACGTTCAACGGTGAGCAGCAGAAGCTCATCATGGACATGCTCGATGAGGCATGCCGGAGGGATCCGTCGCTCGACTCGTACTTCGCTGAGTCTGAGCTCGAGCCTGTGTTCGTGAAGAACCTGGAAAGTGTCCAGGGCGACGAGAGGGACATCATCTATTTCTCGACCACCTACGGAAAAGACGCTGCCGGCGTGATGTCTATGAACTTCGGCCCGATGAACCGTCCGGGTGGCGAGCGCCGACTGAACGTTGCAATTACGCGTGCTCGCCAAGAACTGGTGCTGTTCTCGACCCTCCGCCCAGAGCACATTGACCTTGCTCGGACGCAAGCCGTCGGGGTGCGTGACCTGAAGCATTTCCTCGAATTTGCTGAACGTGGGCCGCAGGCCTTGGCTGAAGCTAATTTCGGTAGTGTGGGTGGATTCGATAGCCCATTTGAAGAGGCAGTCGCTGCTGCCTTGGCCAAGAAGGGTTGGCAGATCCATACCCAGATTGGTGTCTCTTCCTTCCGAGTAGACTTGGGAGTTGTGCACCCTGATGCTCCAGGGCGCTTCCTAGCCGGTGTCGAGTGCGATGGGGCTACCTATCACCGCAGTGCGACTGCGCGTGATCGCGACAAGCTGCGTGAGTTTGTGCTGCGTGGACTTGGCTGGGAGATCGTCAGGATCTGGTCGACCGACTGGTGGGTTGATGCCGTGGGAACCGCAGAAAAGGTGCATCAACGTCTCACCGAACTGCTTGCCGAATCGAGGGCCAAGCAGGCGGTCATCGATGCTGCCCATGAGGCTGAGCGCCTAAAAGTCGATGCTGCCATGGCTGAAGTCATTGAGGTTGTGGATCAGGTTGCTGTTGTAGCTTCGACTTCACCTGCCGGAGCCAATGATCCGTCTGGCGCAATGCCAGAGTTGAAATACGCCAAAGCTGCCACGGCTCAAGCAGCAGAAGATACCGTGATTCCTTATGTGCCAGTAGAGCACCTGGTTTACAAGGAAGCAGACCCTGCCGAGGCTGTGGAGGCGGTTGATCCAGACAGATTCTTCGAAGCGAGCTACACGGCTACCTTGGAACAGATGATTGCCCATGTGG contains:
- a CDS encoding DUF1348 family protein, whose translation is MTEALRPPLPPFTMETAIQKVRGAEDGWNSRDPAKVALAYTEDTHWRNRSEFIEGRAQVQAFLERKWHKELDYRLIKELWAFADNRIAVRYAYEWHDDSGNWFRSYGNENWEFAANGLMQRRFSSINDLPITERERKYHWPLGRRPDDHPGLSELGL
- the arfB gene encoding alternative ribosome rescue aminoacyl-tRNA hydrolase ArfB produces the protein MLTISNSVHLPDADIELTYIRAQGAGGQNVNKVSSAVHLRFDILASSLPEFYKERLLALRDSRITSDGVLIIKAQQYRTQEQNRADALARLAELIIAAGKTEKKRRPTKPTLGSKTRRLEGKARRSEVKAGRGKVDF
- a CDS encoding DUF3320 domain-containing protein, producing MDDIVQPLAAQEEIPPKEVKILATLVAKLNLADFQNAIPVIRELRIANETEDRFVNVTLTLTSEPEVFKAKVWRIDEVAPDSFRVIPGLDLVLDGPLLSRLTEAELSTFTFVLETDDKASESGRKEVARLEQVVDLLPRNQWGGLRHIPDMTAAFVQPNDPAVERLLKQTAELLRLSEKSSALDGYEGGAKRVWQLASAVWGAVARMKLDYALPPASFEQTGQKVRSPSQIADTGLATCMDLTLLFCAALEQIGLNPVIVFTRGHAFVGLWMKPEEFTTALVDDVTAVRKRVKLRELVLFETTLVTQNLAPSFSYAVERGTKQIAEDSDSDFEMLLDIRRARLQRIKPLASSEAQIPRVALEVSDEAAPLLVEDGLDMPDEVHEVVVEDLSKLDPADRLGRWQRKLLDLSLRNNLLNFKTGKRALKLESPDPGALEDVLASGQSLKLLTRPDLMDGADPRERALYEQREREDVRRRHAEDALKRREVFVALTSNEMDVRLTELYRGARTALQEGGSNTLFLAIGFLSWTREDRAGQKYKAPLVLVPVTLERKSARSGFTMVLHDDEPRFNPTLIEMLRQDFELGLGSLEHELPRDDSGLDIAGIWNKVGHAIKDIPGWELSEDVVLSMFSFAKYLMWKDLAENAEHLRQSSVVQHLLDTPRDSFVSDTPFPEAQSLDRDYGPTDVFCPLPSDSSQLAAVMAAAKGKDFVLIGPPGTGKSQTISNMIAQSIAQGRRVLFVSEKIAALDVVYRRLREIGLGEFCLELHSSKARKTDVLAQLQSAWEAKGQVDSAAWEVEAQRLATLRDSLNIYVERLHRRHRNGYTIYDAIGTVTSGGDEAVAPVGWASPDMHDQKAMLELRELADRLEVNAQAVGYSHLLGNALSAIGQAEWSPHWQHQLVQAARDVLPTVLDVQRAADRFVELVGFPTSEYTPTALEGLSVLSQALPAAAGQDWRFALRPDARSISQRLSDGCAWIEQHRELNAKLSPLWPSRVVADAKQGIELLQQRRTVFGELSPAWPESATDVLAQAVALLGQIVELKQHLSATYGDTIESLDIDLLLREWKEAEESFWPKSWFGKRRIAGLLAPTQTTAGEADHGKDLAIWAEIRAVRRAIDELEPGHECVAVWQGSKSVAEQLSTSIKLQEAIRLQQADSDWIDDGFQLVEQGQLGDALKEELRRLRTLARLDSDMAALSDLGSSTQQLWCGKDTNIELLTAALRFQAERRDIEERGRLVDDHPEVQEGRCGALLKGDFDLLKQRAAVERDLSDLADLRELVPVWSDLKTKLEIARQAVVFQGQVATAIAKLALNSEQIVAYKAPLQTLLGDGNAFLEPEGAIALAGVGLREKLALLQERSSHLISIGHFTESGADETAHLSLNDLKKNCETVVSSEARLKAWCAWRKVRDEAFAVGLAPIVQAMESGAITSGKVRRVFEVNYARWWLNTTVDNEEVIRTFVSVEHEQRIRDFRALDDKFTELTKDWLRARLCADLPSQDSVSRSSEWGLLRHEMGKKTKHIPLRELMTRAPEALTKLTPCLLMSPLSIAQYLPPASTPFDLVIFDEASQIPVWDAIGAMARGKQVVMVGDPKQLPPTSFFDRAESTADDEDVEADLESILDECISANLPMRNLNWHYRSRHESLIAFSNQRYYGSKLVTFPSPFTADKAVRLCPVAGVYDKGGSRTNLIEARALVADLVARLQSPAFRESRRTVGVVTFNGEQQKLIMDMLDEACRRDPSLDSYFAESELEPVFVKNLESVQGDERDIIYFSTTYGKDAAGVMSMNFGPMNRPGGERRLNVAITRARQELVLFSTLRPEHIDLARTQAVGVRDLKHFLEFAERGPQALAEANFGSVGGFDSPFEEAVAAALAKKGWQIHTQIGVSSFRVDLGVVHPDAPGRFLAGVECDGATYHRSATARDRDKLREFVLRGLGWEIVRIWSTDWWVDAVGTAEKVHQRLTELLAESRAKQAVIDAAHEAERLKVDAAMAEVIEVVDQVAVVASTSPAGANDPSGAMPELKYAKAATAQAAEDTVIPYVPVEHLVYKEADPAEAVEAVDPDRFFEASYTATLEQMIAHVVAEEGPVLDMALARRIARAHGWVRTGSRIRDRVDQIARARFRSHEEEQAGTFFWPTHLESDMNVVFRRPGDDDAIRPLAEICLPELGALVDEMTKHGHVGEGLVYAVAKEAGVGKLAHAGRQRIEKAIKRIAE
- a CDS encoding bifunctional GNAT family N-acetyltransferase/nucleoside diphosphate kinase regulator gives rise to the protein MALAMKGFHPLQAKVVKMNKPFISLCPEITRAHALILMDWLQDERVTCYLSDSRHVSRSIEQAIDRTQLPILTHLFNRGGRFFIAYDRHDAPVGFVRLIKTGSDCEIVLAIGDRKKWGRRLGLRTIREGMKLAFFDMRAAKLIAKIHPDNTRSLQAFLRSGFVLESETPTLKSFSMTLARYRQLLREGVVSDCSGIYITEIDKARLESLIALEQGPAVVDLEHELERAIVVKPQKVASTVVTMNSRVLLQLDDEELEVALVYPEDADSSAGKHSVCSDIGAAILGYQEGDAIDWRISERNRRIEIRKVLYQPETAGHFHL